CGCCCACTGCAAGCCCAACATGGCAAACTCAGGCACCCTAAGGTGTTGCTGCCCACAGGATTCTATGGAGCTTAGTGAAGGTTCAGTCTGGAAGACTATCTTTTGCATGCTTAGGCTGTAGTTTTACTTCTCATACCATTCTGCCATTCACATCTCGCACGCATGCTCACTCATTATTTCCTTGCTGTCTTTTCCCAGGGCCGTCAATTGAGATATCAGCTGTTCACATCAGCTGGTCACATCTATCCAATAGCACAGCGACACACCTCCATTGTTAGCCTATCatcttgctgctgtctttttaaatatgtttctctctctctgctttagtccttcatgctgctgttatgtgcacccctccacctccccgtcacCGCCCAGTCTTCGCAGATTCATCAGCTTCTTCACTCATCAGCCTCACCAGCCTATCAGTCTCAGCAGAGTCAtcagccaccaccaccaccagtgtCTGGACTCCACGGGCGGATTTATCTTGCTGCTGCTCAGAGCTGGTGCCCCTCGATTACAAAATCTCCCCGTAGAGTCTAAGCGCCAAAGACTTTCTTGTCAAGTCTTAATTTTCACTATATCATCTGTTATAATAAACAATTATCTTTACTTCATTCACTTGTCTCTCCTTATTGAAATCACACCGGCAATTTTACAATTCAGACAACATTAGCATATCTGTTGTAGACTAATACTGAACTATGAGTTAGCTGTATCATACCATATAACAAGGGCTCGTTCCAAACCATAAtcgtgaactgaactgaactaaaccaTGGACTATATGCTATGTGAAATGCCTGGAAAGTGTGAAAGCTCAGTCATTCTAGGACTAATGCAAGCGAATTActgaataaacattttaaagccAGGTAGATTGTTAGAGTGACTGATGACTGGTTTCTGAAAAACATGTCATGTGTGTTATATCAGCCACTCTACTGTATGAATGTTTGATATTCACCTCAAATTTCCTCTGTCACCTGACTTTGGACTTCATTCAGGATTTTAAGGGAGTTGCCACTGGATTTCAGTCTATCACTATATTATTCCTCTGTCCTAAGGCAGTTCAATTTGTATTTGTGAACATGCAGGATCCCTCAGTCAAAGTGAGAGAACAGTTTGTCCCATCTCACGATCTGATGACGTATTGATGCATAGAGAATAAGCTGAACAagaaaatttgagaaaatgACTGTGATAGTGTCCAGAATTACTTTCTGGGGATAAGGGTGTACACATTATGTCTCAAAACGAATAGTGCCTCTGCATAATAACAACTACTTTGTATGCGAGCTTAAAGATTGAGTGATGTTCACCTTCAATAACaagcaaaacaacagacacGATTCAGCGTCTCTAATAACATGCTGCGACATTAACCAGTCTTTCACTTCCTCACCTCTTTCCTGTCCTCATTTCCTACGACTCACCAGAGCAAGGAGAGCCCCGGCAGGTGTTGGGTGTTGCGGCACAACTTGTACCCCCtacaaatgtgtttcccctggcGCGTATTCGCCTCGATCTCACGGAAAGGacgaaaataacaaaatcatttttgtgGGCATTGTTACTGTTAAACAAATCCCATTTCACGGGATCACACAAAATCAATTTAGCCTCCGTATTGCTGGCTTGTAGTGAACGGAGAAAGGCGCCCATTGATTTAACAAGGAACACGGGGTATgaattattttgtcatttattaagcGCATTTCTCTCACGATAATTTCATTGTACCGTGGCAAAACAAGACACACCGAGGACAAAACGAGGACACACAGCCTGGTAAGATTTTAGGGGATACAACACAACTTTTGGCACGACAGTCCGttgacagagggaggaaagtcAAAAGGACCAGTTATTTAATAAGCGACCATGTTGAGTTCAAGATTCAGCTTAATGTCCCAGTCTGACTCACAAGCCTCGTATCAGAAAAGTACCATATACCTGGAGAAAGCAGGGATTGCTCTGGAGGAGAAGGGAAACCCCTGTGTTGATCTCTGGAGAAGAAACCTGGCACACACCGCGCTGGCCATGTTGACCAAGGAGGATTCAGACGTTGACAACAGGGGGAAGGATTTCTGTGTGACACCGGCCGGCCGCACGTTTCCGGTGTTGTGTAAAGCAAAATCGAGCAATTTTGATCTCAGCCTTAACGATGCTTCACAAAGTTACTACAGTAATATGTCTTGTATAATCATGTTATTTTGATTCCATGTATATGTTGTATAAATATATGCAGAAATGCAGATAgcctaaataaaaaggtgggtaaaatatgacctccagtcagtgatatAAGGTAAACAACtacaaatagaaacaaaaatcagaaaGGCGTGTGTTTCATGTACAAATGTGATTAATAAAAACCATCCGTAAAATAcgtacatcagtttgatgctactaaCTATGATGTGCATTGTGCATTTCATACCTTAATGTTTTATATCAAACTAAAAAGGTGTGGACATCTATTCCCCAAAATAAAAGCAGGGGGAACTGAGTTAAAGGGGGATTTGACTAACGTCTGTGCGGATTTGTGGCTCAATAATTTTCTCTGCGGTTGATTAAAAAGTCTAGGGGGCGTGCTCTGAATGGAAAGCGCCCCCTGCAGTGTttactgggcagaaatcacaagTTATAGACTGCGTTGTAAATAGACGAGAGCAGGGATCGGGCCATGCCTTGATAGCCTCTACAAAATCTCCGCCACCAGAGCAGATCTTGACATCGGCAGACTGTTTGTCTTCAGAGAGCAGCTCTCTGGGTGTTTTGGGGCATTGCAGCGGGTTCAAGTGAAAGTATGTATCGATCTCTGTACGCCTTCCGATCCGCCGAGCCCAACTCGCTCCACTTCGGGGCCGGAGAAAGCTTCCTAATCCTGGAGAGGAGCAACAAACACTGGTGGCTGGGGTCCCGCTGCAGCTCGGGAGAAACCGGCTACATCCCTGCCTCTTATATCGAGAAGATACAGGTAAACACGGCTGACCGACGTGGTGTTTTTTTCAAGGGAAGGAACGGTGACCGTGTCGCATCCAGACGTGAAGTCCGGTATTTAATTGGTGGGATTGAGACAGTCCCTTATGTTAGTGCGTTTTTGCTGTAATCACCAGGCCATACTGGAGCTAGCAGCTAATTCATGTTAGACAGAAATCGCAGGTTTGCATAGGAAACCATCATTTATTATAACGGCTAGATGTACTGGGGGATAGGCCAGCCGGTTACATGGCCTTCTGCACTGCAGGCGTCGCTCACTTCACTGCGACAGAAAGTGTCCGGTCCCATCTGCTCATGTGACGGCGGATCAGCAGCCTCATGCCTGACAGGACGGTCCGACCCACACCGGGCAGACCGGTGCCACCCATGCAGCAAAACACTGCTTCAGTTCAAATGGGACTTCTCGGTGCCTGTGAATGTATCTGTATTTCATCATCAAGACTTTTATTTCAGCAAGACTTAGGTAACACAGCGTCCCGCAATTTGCATAACGCGTGGTTTGCTCTCAGATACACCCTACTTTACTCCACAATTGGCAGACTCATTCTTTACAGGATCCGGACTGACAGTGAACTAGTCAGAACTTGCATTTTCTGACATAATAGACTGACATACCGGCTGGATTGGAATGCACTTACCTGTACTTAATTATATTGGTTGTGTAGTTTTATAGGGCCGGAGTATGAGgcgagacagagtgtgtgtgacattgtAAGGCTGTTTTTGTTAGATAACTGCCCTACTTTGTTCCTGCCTGGAGTCACACATGCCCTCAAGCCACAAATTTGTTCCTTTTTGTTTAAAGTTTCATAATTATGCATGCTGCCACATCAATGAATATTTCATCCTCCTCGTCCATTTTCTTGCTCTCTGCTAGGCTCCAGAGCAGGATGAGGTGTTGCAGTCTATTGACAGGGCGATCGAAGGCATCCACAATGTGgccatgaaaaatggaggcaaaTACAATCTGGAGCAGCGAGATGTCCTACAGTGAGTGCAGGCACACATTACGATCTTGTTTGGTAAACACCCACAACTACAGAAAGTCAGATAGTGCTTTGATGTTGACATGAGCTGCGCATTCTTTCCCATGTGAATCCTTAATCCTTCTGTTTCAGGAAGTTGATCCATCACAGAAAGGAGACTCTCGCCCGACGGAGCTCCACTCCCTCTAGTCACAAGCAAGGCCTCCCATCTTCGACCAGTGAAATATCTCTCAGTCACACCCCTCCGCCGCCCAACGGAATTAGCCGAGACTACGGACGGCAGGGCAGCGTGCCGTTGTCAGGGAGTCTGGACAATATGCAAGGAGATCAGGGGCTTTACCAGGTGACAGACTCGTGCAAAACACTCAGAGACGCACTATGCACTCAATGTGTTCCACCTTAACCGCTCCTGTGTCCTGTCCTGCAGGTGCCTCCTCAGCCTCGACGTGCGGCGCCGATCACCCCGCCGCCCCCCGAGAAGCAGCACGGCTGCCGGCGTCCAGGTCAGAGCGACATTATCGTCTCATGGGCATAtctatcacttttttttttttttacctccactCAGCATCACACCATTTCTTACAAGTGCATATTCTGTGTATTACCATGTCATACATTATAGTACAGTACTGTTTTTCTGCTATTGCTTTGCTCATGtcacctgctgcagctctgtacGTAACAAACCTGCTCTATTCTTAGTCAGGTCATCCACTCTGTTCACTGTAACTGGagccctgctctctctctctctctctctctctctctctctctctctctctctctctctctctctctctctctctcctcctgacccCTCTCAGCAGAACCGGATGTCCCCTCCCGGGtgtcttctctccctccgtcccccGGCCCCTCCCTCTCGGTCAGCACCACCTCCTTAGACTCCGGCTCCTCCCACTCCCTGGTGTCCTCTGACGTTAGCCTGCCGAGTGTTTCcagcaccccccctccccccgtgCCGTGCCGTGTGAAGCCCTCTGCCCCGGCCCCAGACCCGCTGTCTTCCGACTCCCCTCCCCAGCCGGCTCCGTCCAAGAAGAGCCCGGCACCGCAGCCTCCCCAGCCCGCTCCCCTTTCACTGCCCTCTGTGGGCGACCAGCCTGAGAATGAATGGCCTGTTGCCCCTCCCTCTGTTGCTGAAAGCCCTCCTGGCAGCCCCACTAGCTCCGAACCGGTTCCCATGACGACTGGGGCCGAACTGATCGAGTTGGTTCGGAAGAATACGGGCTTGAGTTACGAGTTGTCGCGGGTCGCTGTTGGCGTGGTCGTGGGCCATCTGCAGACCGCCTTACCTCAAGCCTCCTCTGCCTTGGAGCAAGTTCTCCTCTCACTGGTGCAGAGCAAGGTCAGATTTGTTCAGGTCATGTGGATTCAGTATAGTGGAACCATGCTaacttaaaggagaataccggtgtcattTTCAGTTATAGCTCATTTACTACCTTCTActtctagtttacatttccataGTTTACtcattttttgttgcttttaaaatacaaattttacggtgtcaaacctatcttcaaatgaactgctgtcctggCTAACAAAGACGTCCCAAATTAGAAGACATGGTTTTTGCTTCAATTCTTCAATTCctccctgtgggtgtcaggtgattgacagtaagaaGAGTAACATAACATGTAACATAATCACAAAGGATGTTGTTAACGATTTGTGAAAAGTTTTGTCTACATCCTATGTTTACATCGTGACACCTGGCGTCGTTCATCCAATCAAACAGCCTGAAATATTCTCTGGTCCAGTGACAGAAATTTGCACAGACtgcacactgatatgaaaacactcaactttggcacaatgaaataacgataaaacagatacattttgacaaaaccaaattaagggtccatgatggattatctagcacgtcaattttcaagtctgtggaagtagCACCTGATAGTTGTGTCTGATATCTTCGACTCTGCAGACACcaccaggaataatgtaaagcaGAGGGGCAACCTAGACAATTGacactaactgaaaaaatacactggtattatcctttaaatttaTTTAGAAATGGAGGGTATTTGGACTAGTGAGATTTTTTGATACAAATACTGAGCTAAAGCCATACACACATCTtcctaaatgcctaaattgaatttaaaatgcTTTTGATAAATCCACAAGGGATGTTCAACAATTTTGCACAATTATAGAAAATGTTTTCCCTTGTTAAATTACTTCAGGTGTCTGACGTTTGGATAAACAAAGTTGTTGTGT
This DNA window, taken from Centroberyx gerrardi isolate f3 chromosome 5, fCenGer3.hap1.cur.20231027, whole genome shotgun sequence, encodes the following:
- the nckipsd gene encoding NCK-interacting protein with SH3 domain isoform X2, which translates into the protein MYRSLYAFRSAEPNSLHFGAGESFLILERSNKHWWLGSRCSSGETGYIPASYIEKIQAPEQDEVLQSIDRAIEGIHNVAMKNGGKYNLEQRDVLQKLIHHRKETLARRSSTPSSHKQGLPSSTSEISLSHTPPPPNGISRDYGRQGSVPLSGSLDNMQGDQGLYQVPPQPRRAAPITPPPPEKQHGCRRPEPDVPSRVSSLPPSPGPSLSVSTTSLDSGSSHSLVSSDVSLPSVSSTPPPPVPCRVKPSAPAPDPLSSDSPPQPAPSKKSPAPQPPQPAPLSLPSVGDQPENEWPVAPPSVAESPPGSPTSSEPVPMTTGAELIELVRKNTGLSYELSRVAVGVVVGHLQTALPQASSALEQVLLSLVQSKDLSSALPKGQVCHDEQRLEVIFSDLARHRDDSQQRSWALHEDHALITCYLEELLKILTDADPEVCKRMCKANHSEPVLSLVSYYQMEHRVSLRLLLLKVFGAMCSLDAALISTLLNSILPMELARDLQTDTQEHQKMCYTALVLTMIFSMGEQVPYHHYVHLNAEFVEFLLGVVEDGLPSDPTEQLPDLFLNLLLAFNLHHTVPSNNVIMQELIKKNVKILSEKVLLLLNRGDDPVCVFKHTPPAPHSVLKFLQDVFASQESADIFYRTDMMVMIDIAVRQISDLSPGDKLRMEYLSLMHSIMRSTDYLDHQHRLSDLQAALQRILREEDDAGEEEGSATAKQMDKLVVKEIYREFPQISEN
- the nckipsd gene encoding NCK-interacting protein with SH3 domain isoform X1, which gives rise to MYRSLYAFRSAEPNSLHFGAGESFLILERSNKHWWLGSRCSSGETGYIPASYIEKIQAPEQDEVLQSIDRAIEGIHNVAMKNGGKYNLEQRDVLQKLIHHRKETLARRSSTPSSHKQGLPSSTSEISLSHTPPPPNGISRDYGRQGSVPLSGSLDNMQGDQGLYQVPPQPRRAAPITPPPPEKQHGCRRPAEPDVPSRVSSLPPSPGPSLSVSTTSLDSGSSHSLVSSDVSLPSVSSTPPPPVPCRVKPSAPAPDPLSSDSPPQPAPSKKSPAPQPPQPAPLSLPSVGDQPENEWPVAPPSVAESPPGSPTSSEPVPMTTGAELIELVRKNTGLSYELSRVAVGVVVGHLQTALPQASSALEQVLLSLVQSKDLSSALPKGQVCHDEQRLEVIFSDLARHRDDSQQRSWALHEDHALITCYLEELLKILTDADPEVCKRMCKANHSEPVLSLVSYYQMEHRVSLRLLLLKVFGAMCSLDAALISTLLNSILPMELARDLQTDTQEHQKMCYTALVLTMIFSMGEQVPYHHYVHLNAEFVEFLLGVVEDGLPSDPTEQLPDLFLNLLLAFNLHHTVPSNNVIMQELIKKNVKILSEKVLLLLNRGDDPVCVFKHTPPAPHSVLKFLQDVFASQESADIFYRTDMMVMIDIAVRQISDLSPGDKLRMEYLSLMHSIMRSTDYLDHQHRLSDLQAALQRILREEDDAGEEEGSATAKQMDKLVVKEIYREFPQISEN